Within Leptospira dzoumogneensis, the genomic segment ATTCTTATCTAGGAGTATAATAGATCACCGCTACTCCGAATAAAGCGATCAATGATCCTATAATATCGTATCTGTCCGGTTGGAACCCATCCATCTTCCAAGCCCATAACAATGACATCACGATAAAAAATCCGCCGTAAGTTGCGTAAACTCTTCCGAAAGAAGAAGACTGTAAAGCGGCGACTACTCCATACAAAGCCAAGATCAATCCTCCTGCTATAAGGTAGACTACCGATTTGGATTCTTTATACCAAAGCCATACAAGATATCCGCCGCCTATTTCGCAAAGACCTGCAAATATAAAGATCATTATAGATTTAAAATATTCCATATTATGATCTCTTTTTGAAAGGCGGTTTTTTAGAAGAAGAAAATCGATCCGAACCGCATCAAAACGACAGGTTCGGATCTGAAAACTATTAGATCAGAGGACGACCTAACATTGCATTCACAAAGACTGCTCCTACCAAGAGTGCATAGCCGATCGAAACAATTCTTACGCTTAGAACATCCCAACTTTGTTTGATCGCTATAAAAGCGAACAAAGGAAGAATTTGCAAAGCATGTATCCCCGCAAAATGAGCGATACGAATATCTCCTCCGTTCTTGCTCCAATTTACGATAGGTAATCCGGGACTCCCGTCAGGAACTCCTACAGAATGAGCCAGTCTCGCTGACATAAAGACCCCAACCACGGAAGCAATTGCAAAGATCCAAAGAGAGGATCGA encodes:
- a CDS encoding YnfA family protein, translating into MEYFKSIMIFIFAGLCEIGGGYLVWLWYKESKSVVYLIAGGLILALYGVVAALQSSSFGRVYATYGGFFIVMSLLWAWKMDGFQPDRYDIIGSLIALFGVAVIYYTPR